In Nitrospirota bacterium, the following are encoded in one genomic region:
- a CDS encoding AIR synthase family protein, producing the protein MRARRSARLNALPAGKLPVSLLRRLLAQAAPRGTGCVVVGPGIGLDAAVLDWGGRYLVAKTDPITFVSEGTGAYALTINANDLAVMGATPRWFLATILLPAGKTTGATAAKIFTQLAASCRRLDVRLIGGHTEITTATARPVIVGCLLGDCPKGRLVTAAGARIGDAVLLTKGIPIEAVSILARERAGELRRRYGVRFAARCRRYLDDPGISVLEDARLALAAGGVHAMHDPTEGGLSTALYELAEASKVGLRIEERAIPVLPEGARLCADCGLDPLGAIASGSLLICAAPRSAPAILRCLTRAGIAAAHIGTIVPAREGVRLVTDGRRPRPLPRFAVDEIARLLDQRGSAPGAR; encoded by the coding sequence ATGAGAGCCCGACGAAGCGCCCGTCTCAACGCCTTGCCTGCCGGCAAACTGCCGGTCTCCCTGCTCCGCAGACTGCTGGCGCAGGCGGCGCCTCGCGGAACGGGTTGCGTCGTCGTGGGACCGGGCATCGGCCTGGATGCGGCGGTGCTGGACTGGGGCGGCCGGTATCTGGTGGCCAAGACCGACCCGATCACCTTCGTTTCGGAAGGGACCGGCGCCTACGCCCTGACGATCAACGCCAACGACCTGGCCGTGATGGGCGCCACGCCCCGATGGTTCCTGGCCACGATCCTGCTGCCGGCGGGAAAGACCACGGGCGCGACGGCCGCGAAGATCTTCACGCAACTTGCCGCCTCCTGCCGCCGGCTGGACGTCCGGTTGATCGGAGGCCACACGGAGATCACGACCGCGACGGCCAGGCCGGTGATCGTGGGCTGTCTGCTAGGCGACTGTCCGAAGGGGCGACTGGTCACGGCGGCCGGCGCCAGGATCGGCGACGCGGTCCTCCTGACCAAGGGCATTCCGATCGAAGCGGTCTCGATCCTGGCGCGCGAGCGAGCCGGAGAGCTGCGGCGGCGCTACGGCGTCCGGTTCGCGGCCCGCTGCCGGCGGTATCTCGACGATCCCGGCATCAGCGTCCTCGAGGACGCGCGGCTCGCCCTCGCGGCCGGCGGCGTCCACGCGATGCACGATCCGACCGAAGGGGGCTTGAGCACCGCGCTCTACGAGCTGGCCGAAGCTTCCAAGGTCGGGCTGCGGATCGAGGAGCGCGCGATCCCGGTGCTGCCGGAAGGGGCCAGGCTCTGCGCCGATTGCGGACTCGATCCGCTGGGGGCCATCGCCTCCGGCTCGCTCCTGATCTGCGCGGCTCCCCGCTCCGCTCCGGCCATTCTCCGTTGCCTGACTAGAGCCGGCATCGCGGCGGCCCACATCGGGACCATCGTGCCAGCAAGGGAGGGAGTCCGCCTCGTGACCGATGGGCGCCGGCCCCGCCCCCTCCCGCGCTTCGCGGTGGACGAAATTGCCCGGTTGCTTGATCAGAGGGGCTCCGCCCCCGGTGCACGGTAG
- a CDS encoding VWA domain-containing protein translates to MANRGQEQLIARLSESLGQATAADLAAELERTGEAPAVLTLLDELQEASAKVARLVVEALPELRRRGVLGSVVPWLDLGVALAGSSGAAAMKYVKESPLVLGLIEAEQARAQVLTVALELADEQANLALDFLRKAPELLAILPVADLGAWAEVGAELANQDYVLAIEFLQQSPAVASVLPLDQVRSWVAFGMKLITQNSLGKTDYVGTLEFFRTSPAILGDVEGLAVRKRVVALGSALADRDQQTAIVFLSEAPSLLRTLPSEEWRTRVLQYGLLVAELDAESVLAYLRRAPEILTLFGEGAGRQDKFEEWFRSGMEVLAYSPEGARAYFSLETRKALASLEQAMSGVPLRQVARSLKLFAQGLCGTDVTIKALPDRTESSEGRAAAKEPVRATVSPDGRTISLPAILRRYPAREENVRLYTVMTAHEAGHLEFGTYDLPLDRLADLTDRVCRRYGREPGRTLTTLDQLFSLYPQPGLVRDLWTVLEDARVESRLRHEYPGLRADLAALAREAVTTRSLLHGMSVREMVVDVLLLLSTEGPETVRIPEAIADLVRRIWDQCRTVLTPAATAEETIRLVDRLYVLLDEQVGGVKSLSQEEGTRPAQEPDLGAGPRASEASGQYRPVTNWAYRGAMDPELVRDRSGGEPQVQDDAKAGLAPEPAQPEGAGAGGGRAPGSGHRPGDVTGDLPVPRAMTGSGLDRVLALEEDRREPAGTGRARGGAFLYDEWDGLLQDYRSGWCRVVERVAPEGSADFVDATLALHGPEVRLLRRYFEALRQPGLRRVHGQTDGDELDLDAMVRRFSDLAAGAEPSDRIYVRHEKRERDVVAAFLVDLSGSTSRQIESQGDRTRRVIDVEKEGLVLLSAALDAVGDQYAVFGYSGQGRRQVDFVVVKDFDEPAGGRAALRVDALAPLQQNRDGAAIRHAARRLAARAARVRLLVLISDGRPLDDRYADEYSLEDTKMALWEARMAGIEPFCITVDREADDYLRRMYGDVRFLVVDRIADLPARLPRMYQRLTT, encoded by the coding sequence ATGGCGAACCGTGGGCAAGAACAACTGATCGCCCGTCTGTCCGAATCCTTGGGCCAGGCGACGGCCGCGGATCTGGCCGCCGAATTGGAGCGGACGGGGGAGGCGCCGGCGGTCCTGACCCTCCTGGACGAGCTCCAGGAGGCCTCGGCCAAGGTCGCGCGGCTCGTGGTGGAAGCCCTGCCGGAGCTGCGCCGTCGGGGCGTACTGGGATCGGTCGTGCCGTGGCTGGACCTCGGGGTGGCGCTGGCCGGCTCATCCGGGGCTGCGGCGATGAAGTATGTCAAGGAGAGCCCGCTCGTGCTGGGGCTGATCGAGGCGGAGCAGGCCCGTGCGCAGGTTTTGACCGTGGCCTTGGAGCTGGCCGACGAGCAGGCCAACCTGGCGTTGGACTTTCTGAGGAAGGCGCCGGAGCTGCTCGCGATCCTGCCCGTGGCCGATCTCGGTGCCTGGGCGGAGGTGGGGGCGGAGCTGGCCAACCAGGACTATGTGCTGGCGATCGAGTTCCTCCAACAAAGCCCGGCCGTGGCCTCGGTGCTTCCGTTGGATCAGGTCCGGTCCTGGGTGGCCTTCGGGATGAAATTGATCACGCAGAACAGCCTGGGCAAGACCGACTACGTCGGCACATTGGAGTTCTTCCGGACGAGCCCGGCCATCCTGGGCGACGTGGAGGGCCTTGCCGTCCGGAAGCGGGTGGTGGCCCTCGGCTCGGCCTTGGCGGATCGGGACCAGCAGACGGCCATCGTGTTTCTGTCCGAGGCCCCCTCACTCCTGCGGACGTTGCCGTCCGAGGAATGGCGGACCAGGGTCTTGCAGTACGGTCTGTTGGTCGCCGAGCTGGACGCCGAATCGGTCCTGGCCTACCTGCGCCGGGCCCCTGAGATCCTCACGCTATTCGGAGAGGGGGCGGGCAGGCAGGACAAGTTCGAGGAGTGGTTCCGAAGCGGGATGGAAGTGCTGGCCTACAGCCCCGAGGGAGCGCGGGCCTATTTCTCGTTGGAAACCAGGAAGGCCCTGGCCTCGCTGGAGCAGGCCATGAGCGGCGTGCCGCTGCGGCAGGTGGCCCGCTCGCTCAAGCTCTTCGCCCAGGGACTCTGCGGGACTGACGTGACGATCAAGGCTCTGCCGGACCGCACGGAGTCCTCGGAGGGGCGGGCCGCTGCCAAAGAGCCGGTCCGCGCCACGGTCAGCCCGGACGGGCGCACGATTTCGCTGCCGGCGATCCTGCGCCGCTATCCGGCGCGGGAGGAGAACGTCCGGCTCTATACGGTCATGACGGCCCATGAGGCAGGGCACTTGGAGTTCGGAACCTATGACCTGCCGCTCGACCGGCTGGCGGATCTGACGGACAGGGTCTGCAGACGCTATGGCCGCGAGCCGGGCCGGACGTTGACGACGCTCGATCAGCTCTTCTCGCTCTATCCCCAACCGGGGCTGGTTCGAGACCTCTGGACGGTGCTGGAGGATGCGCGGGTGGAGTCCCGGCTGCGGCACGAGTATCCGGGGCTGCGAGCCGACCTGGCTGCGCTGGCCCGTGAAGCGGTCACAACCAGGTCCCTTTTGCACGGGATGTCGGTCCGCGAGATGGTCGTGGATGTCCTGCTGCTCCTGTCCACCGAAGGGCCGGAGACGGTGCGCATCCCGGAGGCGATCGCCGATCTCGTGCGGCGCATCTGGGATCAATGCCGGACAGTCTTGACCCCTGCGGCGACCGCGGAGGAAACCATCCGGCTGGTGGATCGCCTCTACGTCCTGCTGGACGAGCAAGTGGGCGGGGTCAAATCGCTGAGTCAGGAGGAAGGGACACGGCCAGCTCAAGAGCCGGACCTTGGGGCCGGACCCAGGGCGTCGGAGGCTTCCGGCCAGTACCGGCCGGTGACGAACTGGGCCTATCGGGGCGCGATGGATCCCGAGTTGGTTCGGGATCGAAGCGGTGGCGAGCCCCAAGTCCAAGACGACGCGAAGGCCGGGCTCGCGCCGGAGCCGGCCCAACCGGAAGGGGCCGGGGCGGGCGGCGGGCGGGCTCCTGGCTCCGGCCATCGGCCCGGCGACGTGACCGGGGACCTGCCCGTCCCCCGCGCGATGACCGGTTCCGGTCTCGATCGGGTGCTGGCGCTTGAGGAGGATCGGCGCGAGCCGGCCGGGACCGGCAGGGCCCGTGGCGGAGCGTTCCTCTATGACGAGTGGGACGGGCTGCTCCAGGATTACCGGTCCGGCTGGTGCCGGGTGGTCGAGCGGGTGGCACCGGAGGGGTCCGCGGACTTCGTGGACGCGACGCTGGCCCTCCACGGACCGGAGGTCCGGCTCCTGCGCCGCTATTTCGAAGCGCTGCGCCAGCCGGGCCTGCGCCGGGTCCACGGGCAGACGGATGGGGACGAGCTGGACCTGGACGCCATGGTCCGCCGCTTCTCCGACCTTGCGGCCGGTGCCGAGCCCTCCGACCGGATCTACGTGCGGCACGAGAAGCGGGAGCGGGACGTGGTCGCAGCCTTTCTCGTGGACCTCAGCGGCTCCACCAGCCGGCAGATCGAGTCGCAGGGGGATCGAACCCGCCGGGTGATTGACGTGGAGAAGGAGGGGCTGGTGCTGCTGAGCGCCGCGCTGGACGCGGTCGGCGATCAGTATGCCGTCTTCGGCTATTCCGGCCAAGGGCGCCGGCAGGTGGATTTCGTCGTCGTGAAGGACTTCGACGAGCCGGCGGGGGGGCGGGCCGCGCTGCGGGTGGACGCGCTGGCGCCGCTGCAGCAGAACCGGGACGGGGCCGCCATCCGTCACGCGGCGCGCCGGCTTGCGGCCCGCGCGGCGCGGGTGAGGCTGCTGGTCTTGATCAGCGACGGACGCCCGCTGGACGACCGGTACGCGGACGAATATTCGCTGGAGGATACGAAGATGGCGCTGTGGGAGGCCCGCATGGCCGGCATCGAGCCCTTCTGCATCACCGTGGACCGGGAAGCGGACGACTATCTGAGGCGGATGTACGGCGACGTGCGGTTCCTGGTCGTGGACCGGATCGCCGACCTGCCGGCGCGCCTGCCGCGGATGTACCAGCGCCTCACGACGTGA
- the mdh gene encoding malate dehydrogenase — MARPKVTVVGAGNVGGTVAQRLAEKDCYDIVLVDIVEGVPQGKALDLAQAGPICGYDSRLVGTNGYDETAGSAVAVVTSGVPRKPGMSRDELLATNARIVEGVVRELAARSPEAILLMVTNPLDVMVHVARKVSRFPKGRVLGMAGVLDSARLRAFVADELKVSVRDVQAMVLGGHGDSMVPLLRYTTVAGRPLSEWLPKDRLEALIKRTRDGGAEIVNHLKTGSAYYAPSASAVEMVEAILKDQKRILPCAVLCEGEYGLRDVVVGVPVKLGRSGAEQIVEYELAPEERAALAQSAKAVKELCDAVDRMPAR, encoded by the coding sequence ATGGCAAGACCCAAGGTGACGGTGGTGGGAGCCGGCAACGTCGGCGGCACGGTCGCGCAGCGGCTGGCGGAGAAGGACTGTTACGACATCGTGCTGGTGGACATCGTCGAGGGAGTCCCGCAGGGCAAGGCGCTGGACCTGGCCCAGGCGGGGCCGATCTGCGGGTACGACTCGCGCCTGGTCGGGACGAACGGCTACGACGAGACGGCCGGCTCGGCCGTCGCCGTCGTGACCTCGGGAGTGCCGCGCAAGCCGGGGATGAGTCGGGACGAGCTGCTGGCGACCAACGCGCGCATCGTCGAGGGGGTGGTGAGGGAGCTGGCCGCCCGGTCGCCGGAGGCGATCCTGCTCATGGTGACGAATCCCCTGGACGTGATGGTGCACGTGGCGCGGAAGGTGAGCCGCTTCCCCAAGGGGCGGGTGCTCGGCATGGCGGGCGTGCTGGATTCCGCCAGGCTGCGGGCCTTCGTCGCGGATGAGCTGAAGGTCTCGGTCCGGGACGTGCAGGCGATGGTGCTGGGCGGACACGGGGACTCCATGGTGCCGCTGCTCCGGTACACGACCGTGGCCGGCCGGCCGCTGTCCGAATGGCTGCCGAAGGATCGGCTGGAAGCGCTGATCAAGCGGACCAGGGACGGAGGGGCGGAGATCGTGAACCACCTCAAGACCGGCAGCGCCTACTATGCGCCGTCCGCCTCCGCGGTCGAAATGGTCGAAGCGATCCTGAAGGACCAGAAGCGGATTCTTCCCTGCGCCGTGCTCTGCGAGGGGGAGTACGGCCTGCGGGACGTCGTGGTCGGCGTGCCGGTGAAGTTGGGGCGCAGCGGGGCGGAGCAGATCGTCGAGTACGAGCTGGCGCCGGAGGAGCGGGCCGCGCTGGCCCAGTCGGCCAAGGCGGTGAAAGAGCTGTGCGACGCCGTGGACCGGATGCCGGCCCGCTGA
- a CDS encoding ferredoxin-thioredoxin reductase catalytic domain-containing protein — translation MNRPNQASLDKMWKFAKGFAEKSGTTFHPNKAVTDAVVNGLAAHADELGKPLCPCNFYQDKQAEAKLRRWICACDEMQVYKYCHCLLFVREDGLPITEYLPEDHEGRQVYGLVPDPTPDKGRALRHKARQLATERTSQS, via the coding sequence ATGAATCGACCGAACCAGGCCAGTCTCGACAAGATGTGGAAGTTCGCGAAGGGTTTCGCCGAAAAGAGCGGCACGACCTTCCATCCGAACAAGGCCGTGACCGACGCGGTGGTGAACGGCCTCGCGGCCCACGCGGACGAGCTGGGCAAGCCCCTCTGCCCCTGCAACTTCTACCAGGACAAGCAGGCAGAGGCGAAGCTGCGCCGCTGGATCTGCGCGTGCGACGAGATGCAGGTCTACAAGTATTGCCACTGTCTCCTGTTCGTGCGCGAGGACGGACTGCCGATCACCGAATACCTGCCGGAGGACCATGAAGGCCGGCAGGTCTACGGGCTGGTCCCAGACCCGACGCCGGACAAGGGCCGGGCCCTGCGCCACAAGGCCCGGCAACTGGCAACCGAGCGGACGTCCCAATCTTGA
- a CDS encoding methyltransferase domain-containing protein yields the protein MSAVMRGATVFDDRAQEYDRWFDEHEPVYQAEVEAVRRFVPPTGLGLEIGVGTGRFAVPLGVGFGIDPSRKMLEVARQRGVRVCQAVGERLPFRDEQFDTVLLVTVICFVDDVPTLIRELRRVLKRGGHLLIGFINRNSELGRLYEQRKEGSAFYRDAHFYSVERVAGWVEEAGFGALRFCQTLFGLPSDMSPECVEVREGCDEGAFVMLKADRV from the coding sequence GTGAGCGCGGTGATGCGCGGCGCGACAGTCTTCGACGATCGTGCCCAGGAGTATGACCGATGGTTCGACGAGCATGAGCCTGTCTATCAGGCCGAGGTCGAGGCGGTGAGGAGATTCGTTCCTCCGACCGGCCTGGGCCTGGAGATCGGTGTGGGGACCGGGCGGTTTGCAGTCCCGCTCGGCGTCGGCTTTGGGATTGACCCAAGCCGGAAGATGCTGGAAGTCGCGCGCCAGCGCGGCGTTCGCGTCTGCCAGGCCGTGGGGGAGCGGTTGCCTTTCCGTGACGAGCAGTTTGACACGGTCCTGCTCGTGACCGTGATCTGCTTTGTGGACGACGTGCCGACTCTGATTCGAGAACTCAGGCGGGTGCTGAAGCGAGGTGGGCATCTTCTCATCGGCTTCATTAACCGGAACAGTGAGCTTGGGCGACTGTACGAGCAACGCAAGGAAGGGAGCGCGTTCTATCGGGACGCGCACTTCTATTCGGTGGAGCGTGTGGCTGGCTGGGTAGAAGAAGCTGGCTTTGGGGCGCTGCGGTTTTGCCAAACACTGTTCGGTCTGCCCAGCGATATGTCCCCGGAATGTGTGGAGGTCCGCGAGGGATGCGACGAAGGCGCGTTTGTTATGCTAAAGGCTGACAGAGTGTGA
- a CDS encoding sterol desaturase family protein, with protein MNVETVIRLSAFLGVLGLMAGWEVLRPRRRLTTSKLRRWVANLSVVVLNSMVLRLLFASGAVGLAVLAGERDWGLLNSLGWPTWLEGFLAVVALDFVLYLQHVMFHAVPILWRFHMMHHADLDCDVTTGARFHPVEVALSMVLKFAAVAAIGPSPAAVLCFEVVLNATSMFNHSNVWMPPAVDRCLRWIVVTPDMHRIHHSILPRETNTNFGFNLPWWDRLLGTYRAEPAHGQEGMVLGLQQFRDPARLTLPGMLLLPLTGAVGAYPLSHE; from the coding sequence ATGAACGTTGAGACGGTCATCCGCCTGTCTGCGTTTCTCGGGGTGCTGGGCCTGATGGCCGGATGGGAAGTCCTCAGGCCACGCCGTCGGCTGACCACCTCCAAGCTGCGACGCTGGGTGGCGAACCTCTCGGTCGTCGTCCTCAACTCGATGGTCCTCCGCCTCCTGTTTGCCAGCGGGGCCGTGGGCCTGGCGGTGTTGGCTGGAGAGCGAGACTGGGGGTTGCTCAACAGTCTGGGCTGGCCGACTTGGCTGGAAGGCTTCCTCGCAGTCGTGGCGCTGGATTTTGTCCTGTACCTCCAGCACGTGATGTTCCACGCGGTGCCCATCCTCTGGCGCTTTCACATGATGCACCACGCGGACCTGGATTGCGATGTCACCACCGGTGCGCGGTTCCATCCAGTCGAAGTCGCCCTTTCGATGGTCCTTAAATTCGCGGCGGTGGCGGCGATCGGCCCGTCGCCGGCGGCGGTCTTGTGTTTTGAGGTGGTACTGAACGCCACCTCGATGTTCAACCACAGTAACGTGTGGATGCCCCCGGCCGTTGATCGGTGCCTCCGCTGGATCGTGGTGACTCCGGACATGCACCGCATCCACCATTCGATCCTGCCGAGGGAGACCAACACGAACTTCGGCTTTAACCTCCCCTGGTGGGACCGTCTGCTGGGGACTTATCGGGCCGAGCCGGCGCATGGCCAGGAAGGGATGGTGCTGGGTCTCCAACAGTTCCGCGACCCGGCCCGGCTCACCCTCCCGGGAATGCTATTGCTGCCGCTGACGGGGGCGGTCGGCGCCTATCCGTTGAGTCACGAGTGA
- the nuoF gene encoding NADH-quinone oxidoreductase subunit NuoF, with translation MTATQEPRLLQKLEGSPWEIEPYLRVGGYEAWRKCVKELSREDIVGEIKRSGLRGRGGAGFPTGTKWDKVLNHRIKERYFVCNAGEHEPGTFKDRYLLKHYPHQLLEGCLIAAHTVQAKASFIYVNHEYEEERQNLKRAVEQARAKGFLGKNILGTGVDLDLELFEGHGSYVAGEETAMLESMQGRPAMPRQKPPFYPTDFGLYGKPTLVNNVETLCNIPRILLKGAGWFAQVGTEKCPGTMLFSLSGAVSRPGVYEMPLGTPLRRLIEDYGGGVPGGRKVKAVFPGGPAFSMVTADQLDLPMDFDALKKAGTGLGSAGVIVVDDATCMVAQTLKFSTFFKNESCGQCPPCRMGTINLATLVAKIENGEGAQKDLDSLLQLCGFVKGTGYCTLVTGAAVLVQSSLKLFRHEFEEHIALKRCPYRPAPAVAATGAEAVS, from the coding sequence GTGACCGCGACCCAAGAGCCGAGATTGTTACAGAAGCTGGAGGGATCTCCCTGGGAGATCGAGCCCTACCTGCGCGTGGGGGGCTACGAGGCCTGGCGCAAGTGCGTCAAGGAATTGAGCCGGGAGGACATCGTCGGGGAGATCAAGCGCTCCGGCCTGAGGGGCCGCGGCGGGGCCGGCTTTCCGACTGGCACGAAGTGGGACAAGGTCCTGAACCACCGGATCAAGGAGCGGTACTTCGTCTGCAACGCGGGCGAGCACGAGCCGGGCACGTTCAAGGACCGGTACCTGCTCAAGCACTACCCGCATCAACTGCTGGAGGGCTGCCTGATCGCCGCCCACACGGTTCAGGCCAAGGCCTCCTTCATCTACGTCAACCACGAATACGAGGAAGAGCGGCAGAACCTCAAGCGGGCCGTCGAGCAGGCCAGGGCCAAGGGGTTCCTGGGCAAGAACATCCTCGGGACCGGCGTGGACCTGGACCTCGAGCTGTTCGAGGGGCACGGGAGCTACGTGGCCGGCGAGGAGACCGCGATGCTCGAATCCATGCAGGGCCGGCCGGCCATGCCCAGGCAGAAGCCGCCCTTCTATCCGACCGACTTCGGGCTCTACGGCAAGCCCACGCTGGTCAACAACGTGGAGACCCTTTGCAACATTCCCCGCATCCTGCTGAAGGGGGCCGGTTGGTTCGCCCAGGTCGGCACGGAGAAGTGCCCGGGGACGATGCTCTTCTCCCTGAGCGGAGCCGTGAGCCGGCCCGGCGTCTACGAGATGCCGCTGGGCACCCCCCTGCGCCGGCTGATCGAGGACTATGGGGGCGGGGTGCCGGGCGGGCGGAAGGTGAAGGCGGTTTTTCCGGGAGGCCCGGCCTTCTCGATGGTCACGGCGGACCAGCTCGACCTGCCCATGGACTTCGACGCGCTCAAGAAGGCGGGCACCGGCCTGGGCTCGGCGGGCGTCATCGTCGTGGACGACGCCACCTGCATGGTCGCCCAGACCCTGAAGTTCTCCACCTTCTTCAAGAACGAGAGCTGCGGACAGTGCCCGCCCTGCCGGATGGGCACGATCAACCTGGCGACGCTGGTCGCCAAGATCGAAAACGGAGAGGGGGCTCAGAAGGACCTGGACAGCCTCCTGCAACTGTGCGGGTTCGTGAAGGGCACCGGCTACTGCACGCTGGTCACCGGAGCGGCCGTGCTCGTCCAGAGCAGCCTGAAGCTCTTCCGGCACGAGTTCGAGGAGCACATCGCGCTCAAACGCTGTCCGTATCGTCCCGCCCCGGCCGTCGCAGCGACCGGAGCGGAAGCCGTGAGCTGA
- a CDS encoding urate hydroxylase PuuD: MKFLEDPFQTMGAGFALAIVLAVLFTALAGTTDTDWVGMLLRWVHFLAGITWIGLLYFFNLINAAFLKSLDGPTKNVVIPRLMPSALNWFRHGATVTVLAGLALYFYLYSKGGTGAIAVGIGGLLGLIMMVNVHAIIWPNQKKIIAAVERTAKDGTPAPPEMAAWGRTALLASRTNFLLSIPMLFFMGAGSHLK; this comes from the coding sequence ATGAAATTCCTCGAAGATCCCTTCCAGACCATGGGAGCAGGATTCGCGCTGGCCATCGTGCTGGCCGTCCTGTTCACGGCGCTCGCCGGCACGACCGATACAGATTGGGTGGGGATGCTCCTGCGCTGGGTCCACTTCCTGGCGGGCATCACCTGGATCGGACTGCTGTATTTCTTCAACCTGATCAACGCCGCGTTCCTCAAGAGCCTCGACGGGCCGACCAAGAACGTCGTGATCCCCAGGCTGATGCCGAGCGCGCTGAACTGGTTCCGGCACGGGGCGACCGTGACGGTGCTGGCGGGCCTCGCCCTCTATTTCTACCTCTACTCCAAGGGCGGGACCGGCGCGATCGCCGTGGGCATCGGCGGGCTGCTGGGGCTGATCATGATGGTCAACGTGCACGCGATCATCTGGCCGAACCAGAAGAAGATCATCGCGGCGGTCGAGAGGACGGCCAAGGACGGGACGCCCGCGCCGCCCGAGATGGCGGCCTGGGGGCGGACCGCGCTGCTCGCCTCGCGCACCAATTTCCTGCTGTCGATCCCGATGCTGTTCTTCATGGGAGCCGGCAGCCACTTGAAATAG
- a CDS encoding M28 family peptidase yields MALVQVVFASFSPVSMTAVDPKTLPVTTDLARQLRAHVDELASPKLRGRKPGTEGNRAAAAYLEARFREVGLHPLASLGGYRQPISDELGDNVIGVRPAQAGTSARWLLIGAHYDHLGGNYLGADDNASALAILIETARSLPPLPTHPVLFVAFNAEEPPYIRTEQMGSQHFVDHLPAEIGSPSDIQAVVIMDLMGGVHWAPLQNVLFAAGAEKSPALYRRLLETMGAADRETLDVRRETLGEMHKGVGPSSPSSRFTSPGSRLTVLPVGMHLVEEIPLMGQVAFSDYDAFRNRSVPFLFLSAGRTPRYHQPTDLPDTLHYERMAATVPWLRDLIERLDQDREPYRFDPTRIEFADEVATFRPLVEQAAEWGTRIPGTSPISLWKLKRDRDWLARLDPAAPRPEDVTRLERLSLRMQCLLTDLPVCFLL; encoded by the coding sequence ATGGCGCTGGTCCAGGTCGTCTTCGCCTCCTTCTCCCCGGTCTCCATGACCGCCGTTGATCCGAAAACGCTCCCCGTCACCACCGATCTGGCCCGCCAGCTCCGCGCCCACGTGGACGAGCTGGCGAGCCCGAAGCTCCGGGGGCGGAAGCCCGGCACGGAGGGGAACCGAGCCGCCGCCGCCTATCTGGAGGCGCGTTTCCGCGAGGTCGGCCTCCACCCCCTGGCCTCGCTGGGCGGCTACCGGCAACCGATCTCCGACGAGTTGGGGGACAACGTGATCGGGGTCAGACCGGCACAAGCAGGGACGAGCGCGCGCTGGCTGCTGATCGGGGCCCACTACGACCACCTGGGAGGGAACTATCTCGGCGCCGATGACAACGCCTCGGCCCTCGCGATCCTCATCGAGACCGCCCGATCGCTGCCGCCTCTGCCGACCCATCCGGTCCTGTTCGTCGCCTTCAACGCGGAAGAGCCGCCGTACATCCGCACCGAGCAGATGGGCTCCCAGCACTTCGTGGATCACCTGCCGGCGGAGATCGGCTCGCCGTCGGACATCCAGGCCGTCGTCATCATGGACCTGATGGGCGGCGTCCATTGGGCGCCGTTGCAGAACGTCCTGTTCGCCGCCGGCGCCGAGAAGAGCCCCGCCCTTTATCGGCGCCTCTTGGAGACAATGGGGGCGGCCGATCGTGAGACGTTAGACGTAAGACGTGAGACGTTGGGTGAAATGCACAAAGGAGTAGGACCTTCCTCCCCCTCGTCACGCTTCACGTCTCCCGGTTCACGTCTCACGGTTCTGCCGGTCGGCATGCACCTGGTCGAGGAAATTCCGCTCATGGGGCAGGTCGCCTTCAGCGACTACGATGCCTTCCGCAACCGGTCGGTGCCGTTCCTCTTCCTCTCGGCCGGCCGGACGCCCCGCTACCACCAGCCGACCGACCTGCCGGACACCCTCCACTACGAGCGGATGGCGGCGACCGTCCCTTGGCTCCGAGACTTGATCGAGCGGCTCGATCAGGATCGCGAACCCTACCGGTTCGATCCGACCCGGATCGAGTTCGCCGACGAGGTCGCGACGTTCCGGCCCCTGGTCGAGCAGGCCGCCGAGTGGGGCACCAGGATTCCCGGCACCTCGCCGATCTCCCTCTGGAAGCTGAAGCGGGATCGAGACTGGCTGGCGCGGCTGGACCCGGCCGCGCCCAGACCGGAGGATGTCACCAGGCTGGAGCGGCTTTCGCTCCGGATGCAGTGCCTCCTCACCGACTTGCCCGTCTGCTTTTTACTCTGA
- a CDS encoding DsrE family protein: MKILIVINDAPYGSEKVYNALRLAMKLQQEHSDVAIRVFLMADAVTGVLPNQTTPQGYYNVERMFKAVITKGGQVKICGTCAEGRGIHQLKLIEGAEISTMSQLAQWVVESEKVLTF; the protein is encoded by the coding sequence ATGAAGATTCTCATTGTCATCAATGATGCGCCTTATGGTTCCGAGAAAGTTTACAACGCCTTGCGCCTCGCGATGAAGTTGCAGCAGGAGCATTCTGATGTCGCCATTCGCGTCTTTCTGATGGCGGATGCGGTGACGGGGGTCCTGCCGAATCAGACGACGCCGCAGGGGTATTACAACGTTGAACGGATGTTCAAGGCCGTTATCACCAAAGGCGGACAGGTCAAGATTTGCGGCACCTGCGCCGAGGGGCGGGGGATTCACCAGCTCAAGCTCATTGAGGGGGCCGAAATCAGCACGATGAGCCAACTGGCGCAATGGGTGGTCGAGTCGGAGAAGGTGCTGACGTTTTGA